From Amycolatopsis sp. cg9, one genomic window encodes:
- a CDS encoding GAF domain-containing protein: MAGNTETRSRIARDRERLVSRTFVRLADTLVADFDVSEFLSVLTEQCVDLLGVSAASVILLDPDGGLRVAATSSGRAELLELFAVETDDGPCIDCVRGGTPVFCADLSTETRHWPRFTAAARECGFRAVHAIPMRLREQVIGVLTFLGVHPGDPDQDDMELGQALADVATIGILQHRSIERRDEVAGQLQTALTSRIVIEQAKGVLAQRGGLSMDDAFKHLRAYARARHLRLTDLATAITDGTIDLAAILARA, encoded by the coding sequence ATGGCAGGGAACACCGAAACCCGCAGTCGGATCGCGCGCGACCGGGAGCGCCTGGTGTCACGGACGTTCGTCCGGCTCGCCGACACCCTCGTCGCCGACTTCGACGTCTCCGAGTTCCTCTCCGTGCTCACCGAGCAGTGCGTCGACCTGCTCGGGGTGTCCGCGGCCAGCGTCATCCTGCTCGACCCCGACGGCGGTCTGCGGGTGGCCGCGACCTCGTCCGGGCGCGCCGAGCTACTGGAACTCTTCGCGGTGGAAACCGACGACGGGCCGTGCATCGACTGCGTCCGCGGCGGGACCCCGGTCTTCTGCGCCGACCTGAGCACCGAGACGCGCCACTGGCCCAGGTTCACCGCCGCCGCCCGCGAATGCGGATTCCGTGCGGTGCACGCCATCCCGATGCGGTTGCGGGAGCAGGTCATCGGGGTCTTGACGTTCCTCGGCGTCCATCCCGGCGACCCGGACCAGGACGACATGGAGCTGGGGCAAGCCTTGGCCGACGTGGCGACCATCGGAATCCTGCAGCACCGGTCCATCGAGCGACGCGACGAGGTCGCCGGCCAGCTGCAGACCGCGCTCACCAGCCGCATCGTCATCGAGCAGGCGAAAGGAGTGCTCGCCCAGCGCGGCGGGCTCTCGATGGACGACGCGTTCAAGCACCTGCGCGCCTACGCCCGCGCCCGCCACCTGCGCCTGACCGATCTGGCCACCGCGATCACCGACGGCACCATCGACCTGGCTGCGATCCTCGCCCGGGCGTAG
- a CDS encoding alkaline shock response membrane anchor protein AmaP, whose protein sequence is MTARPAGLNRALLALVGTLLLAAGTFAVSAHLGTLPAPEPGAALVPGTANPPTWALYVVAATAVVLGVSLVHWLLAQLVRKPKTHLWHWESAAEPGRTELAASTAAQPFVAEVRTYPGVHAAHATLAGTHAAPAMALVVTADHDGDLTTIRHRLGTDGLPRLRQALDLDVLPVTVEFRFSAKNGPRTH, encoded by the coding sequence ATGACCGCCCGTCCCGCCGGCCTCAACCGGGCCCTGCTGGCACTCGTCGGAACGCTACTGCTCGCCGCCGGCACCTTCGCCGTATCGGCTCACCTCGGTACGCTCCCGGCGCCCGAACCGGGCGCCGCGCTCGTGCCCGGCACCGCGAACCCGCCGACCTGGGCCCTGTACGTCGTCGCCGCGACCGCTGTCGTCCTGGGCGTGTCGCTGGTGCACTGGCTCCTCGCGCAGCTGGTCCGCAAACCCAAGACCCACTTGTGGCACTGGGAATCGGCTGCGGAACCCGGGCGCACCGAGCTGGCGGCGAGCACCGCGGCCCAGCCGTTCGTGGCCGAGGTCAGGACCTACCCCGGCGTCCACGCCGCCCACGCCACTCTCGCCGGAACGCACGCCGCCCCGGCCATGGCACTGGTGGTCACCGCCGACCACGACGGCGACCTCACGACGATCCGCCACCGGCTCGGCACCGACGGGCTCCCGAGGTTGCGTCAGGCTCTCGACCTCGACGTCCTGCCGGTGACCGTCGAGTTCCGGTTCTCCGCGAAGAACGGCCCCCGTACGCACTGA
- a CDS encoding Asp23/Gls24 family envelope stress response protein produces MTTPAITTPARPVEIEQVTAGKLVSTQGTTTIADTVVAKVAGLATREVSGVYALGGGAARAFGAIRERIAGASASVSQGVSVEVGDSQAAVDLQILVEYGVSIADLSRSIRANVISAIEATTGLDVVEVNINVSDVHIPGQDEDADAPLDTGRVQ; encoded by the coding sequence ATGACGACCCCCGCCATCACGACCCCCGCACGCCCCGTCGAGATCGAGCAGGTCACCGCCGGCAAACTGGTCTCCACGCAGGGCACCACCACCATCGCCGACACCGTCGTGGCGAAGGTCGCCGGCCTGGCCACCCGCGAGGTCTCCGGCGTGTACGCCCTCGGCGGCGGCGCGGCGCGCGCGTTCGGCGCGATCCGCGAGCGCATCGCCGGCGCGTCCGCCTCGGTCTCGCAAGGCGTCTCCGTCGAAGTCGGCGACAGCCAGGCCGCCGTGGACCTGCAGATCCTCGTCGAGTACGGCGTGTCCATCGCCGACCTCTCCCGCTCGATCCGCGCCAACGTCATCTCGGCCATCGAGGCGACCACCGGGCTGGACGTCGTCGAAGTGAACATCAACGTCTCCGACGTGCACATCCCCGGGCAGGACGAGGACGCGGACGCCCCGCTCGACACCGGTCGCGTCCAGTGA
- a CDS encoding DUF6286 domain-containing protein: MKRRTRRSAPAILTAVVLLAACVVVAVVAVQMIVATTPWFSYRSVARTLHDTRWHDPVTAVAGGVSASLGVILLLAALLPGKLTVLPLAGEPDSGASRRSYRSTLRTAASTVDGVSRARVRLGRRGVSAEVTTGRSSTDGLADAVRRALERRLDQLTPLPRPGVEVSVHPARNTS, translated from the coding sequence GTGAAACGCCGGACCCGCCGCAGCGCTCCCGCGATCCTGACCGCGGTCGTCCTGCTCGCCGCCTGCGTGGTGGTCGCCGTCGTGGCCGTCCAGATGATCGTCGCCACGACGCCCTGGTTCAGCTACCGGTCCGTCGCCCGCACGCTGCACGACACCCGGTGGCACGACCCGGTCACCGCCGTCGCGGGCGGCGTATCGGCGTCGCTGGGCGTGATCCTGCTGCTGGCCGCACTGCTGCCGGGCAAGCTCACCGTGCTCCCGCTGGCGGGCGAACCGGATTCCGGCGCTTCGCGGCGCAGCTACCGCTCGACCCTGCGCACGGCAGCGTCCACAGTGGACGGTGTGTCGCGCGCGAGGGTGCGGCTCGGGCGGCGCGGTGTCTCCGCCGAGGTGACCACGGGGCGCTCGAGCACCGACGGGCTCGCCGACGCCGTCCGCCGGGCACTCGAACGGCGGCTCGACCAGCTCACCCCGCTCCCCCGACCTGGTGTCGAGGTCAGCGTCCACCCCGCCAGGAACACGTCATGA
- a CDS encoding Asp23/Gls24 family envelope stress response protein: MTTTLPEPEERGRLTTSDTTVERIAAHAVTEVEGVGGTASRVLGVTVGGEDPDKGAAVTAKVSGDTATLDVRLSVAYPASVGETTGAARRHLLRRVGESTGLTVSRVDIAVTALHSGSAGTRRVR, encoded by the coding sequence ATGACGACCACCTTGCCGGAACCGGAAGAGCGCGGACGGCTCACCACCTCCGACACCACCGTCGAGCGGATAGCGGCGCACGCCGTGACCGAGGTCGAAGGCGTCGGGGGCACCGCGAGCCGCGTGCTCGGCGTCACCGTCGGCGGTGAAGACCCGGACAAGGGAGCCGCGGTCACCGCGAAAGTCAGCGGTGACACGGCCACCCTCGACGTCCGGCTTTCCGTCGCTTACCCCGCCTCGGTCGGCGAGACCACCGGTGCGGCCCGCCGGCACCTGCTGCGCCGGGTCGGCGAGTCCACCGGGCTCACCGTGTCCCGGGTGGACATCGCCGTCACCGCACTGCATTCCGGGAGCGCCGGCACGAGGAGGGTGCGGTGA
- a CDS encoding DUF4383 domain-containing protein — protein sequence MPTPTRTDRPSAERRWQRAPVRLVALVLGGIYLVLGVAGFFVPGNAGSTSAGPFGTHATQYTLLIFSVSPLLNFLHTFVGVLGVVAARKVSSTALYALALAVGFAGLSAYSVLVLSFGTGDRLNLNWADVVLHLITTAVAAVLAYLAFQARQRPNGRKS from the coding sequence ATGCCCACTCCCACCCGCACCGACCGGCCGTCCGCCGAGCGAAGGTGGCAACGCGCACCGGTGCGGCTCGTCGCCTTGGTGCTCGGCGGGATCTACCTCGTCCTCGGGGTCGCCGGGTTCTTCGTCCCCGGCAACGCCGGATCGACGTCCGCCGGCCCCTTCGGCACCCACGCGACGCAGTACACCCTGCTGATCTTCAGCGTCAGCCCGCTCCTGAACTTCTTGCACACCTTCGTCGGTGTGCTGGGTGTCGTGGCCGCTCGCAAGGTCAGCAGCACCGCGCTCTACGCACTCGCCCTCGCGGTCGGGTTCGCCGGGTTGAGCGCGTACAGCGTCCTCGTGCTGTCCTTCGGCACCGGTGACCGCTTGAACCTCAACTGGGCCGACGTGGTCCTGCACCTGATCACCACGGCCGTCGCCGCGGTGCTGGCGTACCTGGCGTTCCAGGCCCGGCAGCGCCCCAACGGAAGGAAATCATGA
- the tal gene encoding transaldolase — protein sequence MTGTRHTDPLAALTAAGVSVWLDDLSRELLAGGELDKLIADKHVVGITTNPTIFASALADGERYAPQLRELAASGADVDDAVFAITTADVREACQVLRHVHDETGGVDGRVSIEVDPRLAEDTAATISEALKIPATPEGLPAITSAIGAGLSVNVTLIFSLERYRDVVDAYLTGLETAGLAGLDLSAIHSVASFFVSRVDTEVDARLDAIGTPPALAARGRAAVANARLAHQVHEQTLDTERWRRLAGSGARPQRPLWASTGVKNPAYPDTMYVSELVAPGTVNTMPGSTLAAFADHGSVPGDSMIGTYSAARAHFEALAELGIDYEDVTSTLERDGLGKFAASWDELGHTVSAELHAADGHR from the coding sequence ATGACCGGCACCCGGCACACCGACCCGCTCGCCGCGCTCACCGCCGCGGGGGTTTCGGTCTGGCTCGACGACCTGTCCCGCGAACTGCTCGCCGGCGGGGAACTCGACAAACTGATCGCCGACAAGCACGTCGTCGGCATCACCACCAACCCGACGATCTTCGCCTCCGCGCTGGCCGACGGCGAACGCTACGCACCGCAACTGCGCGAGCTCGCCGCCTCCGGAGCGGACGTCGACGATGCCGTCTTCGCCATCACCACGGCCGACGTCCGCGAAGCGTGCCAGGTGCTGCGCCACGTCCACGACGAGACCGGCGGCGTCGACGGCCGGGTCTCCATCGAGGTCGACCCCCGGCTGGCCGAAGACACCGCCGCCACGATCAGCGAGGCGCTCAAGATCCCGGCGACTCCGGAAGGCCTGCCCGCGATCACGTCCGCGATCGGGGCCGGCCTGAGCGTCAACGTCACCCTGATCTTCTCTCTGGAGCGCTACCGCGACGTCGTCGACGCCTACCTCACCGGCCTGGAGACGGCCGGGCTCGCCGGGCTCGACCTGTCCGCGATCCACTCGGTGGCGTCCTTCTTCGTGTCCCGGGTGGACACCGAGGTCGACGCCCGCCTCGACGCCATCGGCACTCCCCCGGCGCTGGCGGCTCGCGGCCGGGCGGCGGTCGCCAACGCCCGGCTCGCCCACCAGGTCCACGAGCAGACCCTCGACACCGAGCGCTGGCGCCGGCTGGCCGGCAGCGGCGCCCGCCCGCAGCGGCCGCTGTGGGCGTCCACCGGGGTCAAGAACCCGGCCTACCCGGACACGATGTACGTGTCCGAGCTGGTCGCCCCGGGAACGGTCAACACCATGCCCGGCAGCACGCTGGCCGCGTTCGCCGACCACGGCTCGGTGCCCGGGGATTCGATGATCGGCACCTACTCCGCGGCTCGCGCCCACTTCGAGGCGCTGGCGGAGCTGGGCATCGACTACGAGGACGTCACGAGCACCCTCGAACGCGACGGCCTGGGCAAGTTCGCCGCCAGCTGGGACGAGCTCGGCCACACCGTCTCGGCCGAGCTGCACGCGGCCGACGGCCACAGGTGA
- a CDS encoding DUF2269 family protein, translating into MGRWTAGKRFRQVMVFVHVAVSVGWMGAGAANVVLAMTAGYTGDPGVREVAYRMIERIDDFVVIPAAFTTLVGGIVLGALTKWGLTRFWWVLVKLVLTVAVILYSTFGLGAWVEQGIAAAAAGVESPTAGPLAYGAALNIVAFLAMTWLSVAKPWGRTPWSRLPTRARRPRLSEV; encoded by the coding sequence ATGGGGCGTTGGACAGCCGGGAAGCGGTTCCGGCAAGTCATGGTCTTCGTGCACGTCGCGGTGTCCGTCGGCTGGATGGGGGCGGGCGCGGCCAACGTCGTGCTCGCGATGACCGCCGGGTACACCGGGGACCCCGGCGTCCGCGAGGTCGCCTATCGGATGATCGAGCGCATCGACGATTTCGTCGTCATCCCGGCGGCGTTCACCACCCTGGTCGGCGGGATCGTGCTCGGGGCGCTGACGAAATGGGGGTTGACCCGGTTTTGGTGGGTGCTGGTGAAACTGGTGCTGACCGTCGCGGTGATCCTCTACAGCACCTTCGGGCTCGGGGCGTGGGTCGAGCAGGGTATCGCCGCGGCCGCCGCGGGGGTGGAGAGCCCGACGGCGGGGCCGCTCGCCTACGGCGCGGCGCTCAACATCGTCGCCTTCCTCGCCATGACTTGGCTGTCGGTCGCCAAACCGTGGGGACGCACCCCGTGGTCCCGGCTGCCGACCAGGGCGCGGCGGCCACGGTTGTCCGAAGTCTGA